In Colwellia sp. PAMC 20917, a single genomic region encodes these proteins:
- a CDS encoding substrate-binding periplasmic protein, with the protein MKQGNKNMLIKFITLMTLIGNVFPLSGQTLQIETINVAPFGFIGDNSKPTGMMFEISNRIAEVAGLNYTNKIIPYARTIIHLKQGKSDFVLRFNNDQLPAISIPLVSVITMPIIILSRAGTHYRSLKDLHGKTVGVVRGGEFDVNFDNDTAINKVEVNNYTQMLKLLISGRIDGCIGTNVGLYYNAKQLGIKPDVLNSPLQLSFKDFVLHFSKKKINTQTMKILKKSVEKLKVMGRSRQSSTNTSAISNSGFHQAIN; encoded by the coding sequence ATGAAACAAGGTAATAAAAATATGCTTATAAAATTTATTACCTTGATGACGTTAATAGGCAATGTTTTTCCACTTTCCGGGCAAACACTCCAGATTGAAACAATCAATGTCGCTCCCTTTGGCTTTATTGGGGACAATAGTAAGCCAACTGGAATGATGTTCGAAATAAGTAATAGAATTGCCGAAGTAGCAGGGCTTAACTATACCAATAAGATAATTCCTTATGCTCGTACTATTATTCACCTGAAACAAGGCAAATCAGATTTTGTGCTACGTTTCAATAATGATCAGTTGCCCGCGATCTCCATCCCATTAGTCTCAGTGATCACTATGCCAATTATTATCCTGTCTAGGGCGGGAACTCACTATCGAAGCCTAAAGGATCTCCATGGAAAAACAGTGGGAGTGGTGCGAGGCGGTGAATTTGATGTCAATTTTGATAATGACACCGCCATTAATAAAGTTGAAGTCAATAATTACACACAAATGCTAAAACTGTTAATCAGTGGTCGAATTGACGGCTGTATTGGTACCAATGTTGGATTATATTACAACGCTAAGCAACTTGGCATAAAACCTGATGTATTGAATTCACCATTGCAGCTAAGTTTCAAAGATTTTGTACTTCATTTTTCTAAAAAGAAGATAAATACCCAGACAATGAAAATATTAAAAAAATCAGTAGAAAAGCTTAAAGTAATGGGGAGATCCAGACAATCGTCAACAAATACATCGGCGATTTCAAATAGCGGCTTTCATCAAGCCATTAATTAA